The genomic stretch TCGGCCGGGCGTGCGGCCTCGCCGACGAAGGCGTCGTGCTCGCGGACACGGGAGACCTCCTCGAGCTGACGCCCGAGTCCCTCCGCCGCGCCGGCCGCGTCCCCGTGGGCCAGGTCTTCATCGACGGCACGCAGGACCAGATCGACGTCGCCATGCTGCGCGACCGGCGGCAGATCGCCGGCGACGGCATCGTCGTCGCGGTCGTGGCGGTGCACCGCGGCACCGGGCGGGTCGACGGTCCGGCCGAGATCGCGAGCCGGGGCTTCGTCTCGGACGCCGAGGAGGAGGAGCTGCTGCGCGAGGCGCGCTCCGCGGTCGCCGCCGCCCTCGCCGAAACCTCGGAGGAGGAGCGCGCCGACGAGGGGCTGCTCAAGGCGAAGATCCAGGCAGGCCTCCGGCGGTTCCTCAGGAAGCGCACGCAGAAGCGCCCACTCATCATTCCGGTTGTCGTTGAGTTATAAAGTGGGGCCTCGATGGACGTGACGTTCGCCAAGTGGCGCAAGAAGCGCTGGTTCGACGAGGTCGCCGGCCTCCTCCTGCTCCTGTTCGCCGTGCTCGCGACCTGCGCGCTCGCCAGTTACCACGGGACCGACGCGACCTGGTTCCAGCGGCAGCCGGATCTCCACCGGGCGGCCAACTGGATCGGCCGGGTCGGCGCCACGCTCGCCGAGCTGCTGCTCCAGCTCCTCGGCACGGCGTCGTTCCTGGTCCCGGTCGTCCTCGCGATCACCGGCTGGAACCGCTTCCGTGGGCGGAGCGTCGCCGCCTCGTACGGGCGCCTCCTCGGCCTCGTCGCGCTCCTGGTCGCGCTCGCGACCCTCCTCGACCTCCTTTACGGAAGGATCGTCTACGGCGGAGAGGGGTTCGGCGCGGGCGGCTACGTCGGCGCACGCCTCGCCGGCGCGCTCTCGGATCTCATGAACCCGCTCGGCGCGATGCTCACCGCGGGGACGTTCCTCGCCGCGACGATCGTCCTCACGACACGCTTCTCGTTCGCCCGGACCGCCGAAAAGGTCGGGGCCGGCATGGGCGCACGCGTCGAGAACGGACTCGCGCTCTGGAAGGCGCGGCGGGAGGCCAAACACAAGGAGCAGCAGAAGCGCGCCGTCGAGAAGAAGCACGCGAAGTCGGCGAGCGCGAGAGAGAAGGTCCCCGATCCCACGATGCCGCCGGGGAGGCGCCCCGCGATCCCCCTCGCCGAGGACCGCGAGGACTTCGATCTCCCTCCGCGGCCCGCGCCGCCCTCGGCCCCTCCCAAGGTCACCACGCGCGCGGCAGCCCCCACCAAGAAGGAAGCTCCCGCGAAGCAGGCGACGCTGCTCGAGGCGGCGCCGGCGGGCGGCTACAGCCTGCCGCCGCTCGAGCTCCTGAACGAGCCGAAGCCCCAGGAGGGAGAGAGCGAGCAAGACCTCCTCGCGCGCGCGCAGATCATCGCCGACAAGTTCCGCGAGTTCGCGGTCGACGGGAAAGTCGTCGCGATTCACCCCGGTCCCGTGGTGACGACGTTCGAGTACGCGCCGGAGGCTGGCGTCCGGTATTCGAAGATCGTCGGCCTCGTCGACGACCTGTGCATGGGCCTGAAGGCGGAGTCGATCCGCATCGACCGGATCCCGGGCCGTTCGACCGTCGGCATCGAGGTGCCGAACCGCCACCAGGAGGTGATCTTCCCGCGCGAGCTGCTCGCCTCCGACAAGTACCGCGCGTCGAAGTCGAAGCTGACGATGGCGTTCGGCAAGGACATCAACGGCGAGGTCTTCACCGCGGAGCTCGAGCGGATGCCCCATCTTCTCATCGCGGGCGCGACGGGCGCGGGCAAGTCGGTCGGCTTGAACGGGATGATCACGAGCATCCTCTACAAGGCGACGCCGGCCGACGTCCGCTTCATCATGATCGACACGAAGATGATCGAGCTGGGGATGTACGCGGAGATCCCCCACCTCCTCATCCCCGTCGTCACCGATCCCAAGCACGCGTCGACCGCGCTCAAGTGGGCCGTGCGCGAGATGGAGCAGCGCTACAAGAAGCTCGCCTCCATCGGCGTTCGCAACATCGACCAGTTCAACCACGCGCTCGCGGAGACGCCGAGCCGCACGATGAAGGACGAGCGCACCGGCGAGGAGAAGGCGCTCTCCCCGCTCCCCTTCATCGTCATCGTCATCGACGAGATGGCCGACCTCATGATGGTCTCCTCCGCGGACGTCGAGGAGTCGATCATGCGCCTCGCGCAGATGGCGCGTGCCGTCGGGATTCACCTCATCCTCGCGACCCAGCGGCCGTCGGTCGACGTCATCACCGGGACGATCAAGGCGAACTTCCCCGCGCGCATCGCGTACCGCGTCAGCCAGCGCGTCGACTCGCGGACGATCATCGACCAGCAGGGCGCCGAGCACCTGATCGGCCGGGGCGACATGCTGTTCCTGCCCTCGGGCTCGGCGCGCCTTTCGCGCCTCCACTCCGGCTACATCACCGAGCCCGAATTGAACCGGATCGTCGCCTTTCTGAAGAAGCAGGCGAAGCCGGTCTACGACGAGTCGGTCTTGAAGGACCCGGAGGAGGAGAAGTCGGGCACCTTCGACGCCGGCGACCGCGACACGATGTACGTGGAAGCCGTCCGGCTCGTCCTCCAGGAAGGGATGTGCTCGATCACCCTCATCCAGCGCCGCATGCGCCTCGGCTACGCGCGGGCCGCGCGCATCGTCGACATGATGGAACAGGAGGGGATCATCGGCCCCGCCGACGGCAGCAAGCCGCGTGAGCTCTTGGTCGGCTCCGAGATCCTCGAAACGCTCGCGTGAAGCTCCGCCCGCTTCTGCTCCTCCTCGGGGCGGTGCTCCTGACCCATCTTCCCCTGCTCCGCGCCGGCTACGTCCAGGACGATCACGTCGCCGTCGAGGCGGCGCACGGCACCGGCGGCATCCTCGAATCGTCGTACTGGGAAGGGCTCAAGGGCGCAGACCGCTCGCTCTGGCGACCGGTCACCGTCGCGACGTACGCCGCCGAGCGCGCGGTCTTCGAGACTCCGTTCCCGGCGGCCTCTCACGCGATCAACCTCGTCCTCCACGCCGCGGTCGGCCTCCTCCTCTTCTCGATCGCGCGGGCGCTCGGCTTCGGCGAGACCGCCTCGCTCCTCGGCGCGCTCCTCTTCGCGGTGACGCCTGCGAAATCGGAGGCCGTCGCGAACGTCGTCGGGCGCGCGGAGATCCTGGCTGCGCTTTTCACGCTCGCCGCCGTGCGGCTCGCCCTCTCCCGTCCCTCTCGCCCGGCCGCCTGGGGCGCCGGGCTCGCCGTCCTCCTCGCGTGCGCGTCGAAGGAGACGGGGTTCGCTGCGCTTCCTCTCGTGGCTCTTGCGCTCCTCGTCTCGCGAGCGCGCGGACGCGACCTCGCGGGCATGCTCCTCCCGTCGGTCCTGGCCGTCGTCGTCGTCGCGATCGCGCGGACGCACGCGCTCGAGTCGTTCTTCCCGCCTCAGACGATCCCGGTGATGGACAACCCGCTCGTCGCCGAGACCGCCATGCGCAGGCTCGCGACCGCGCTCGGGCTCGTCGCGCGCTACGCCCGGATCGTCCTCTTTCCCTGGCACCTCTCGAACGACTATTCCGGAGCTTCGATCGCGATCGAGACGAGCTTCCTCGCCTTCCGGCCGCTCGTCGGCATCGCGCTGCCGGTGGCCGGCCTCGTCCTGGCACTTCGAGGAAGGCGATCGGCGCTCCTGGTCGCCGTCGTGCTCCTCCCCTATCTCCTCGTCGGCAACCTCCTCGTTCCCGTCGGCGCGATCATGGCCGAGAGGTTCCTTTATCTCCCCGTGGCCGGCCTGGCGCTTCTCGCCGCGGCGCTCCTCGACCGGTGGGACGGCCGAGCGGCCCCTGGCGTCACCGGCGTCCTCGTCGCCTTCCTCGCCGTTCACATGTTCGCGCGCGCGATCGAATGGCGGAGCGACGCGACGATCTTCGCCGCGACCGAGCGGAACAACCCCGGGAGCCCGCGCGCCCCGTACTGGCTCGGCTCGATCGCGGAAGAGCGCGGCGACATGGACGCGGCCTCACGAGAGCTCGACAAGGCGATCCGCAACTGGCCCGCGTTCGCGCCTGCATGGCTCGACAAGGGCTTGGTCCTTGCCCGCCGCGGACGGCTCGACGAGGCGCGCGGCGCCTTCGCCGAGGCGGTGCGCCTCGAGCCGCAGTGGGCGCAGGCCCACCTCGACCTTGCTCTGGCGCTCCACCGTGCCGGCGACCCCACGTCGGCGCTCAAGGCGGCGCGCAAAGCGACGCTCGCCGATCCTGCCGACGCCAAGGCGTGGGCGGAGGCCGGGCATCTCTTCTACGAGACGGAGGACTTCGCCGGCGCCGCGGCCGCCTACCGGCATGCGGTCGATCTCGGCCGTTCGGATCTGGCGGCGCGCCTGAGGGACGCCGCGTCGCGTCGCTAGGCTTCGCCCAAGATCCTGCGGGCGACGGTGACGTGGAGCGCCTCGATCATCTCGCCGTCCACGGTCACGATCCCGTGCGCGTCGCCTTCCCCGTCGCGCCAAGCGGCGAGCACGCGCTCGGCCCACGCGATCTCCTCCGGGGCGCGCGCGTAGACCTCGTGGATCGGCTCGATCTGTGACGGGTGGATGCAGCTCTTCCCGTCGAAGCCGAGGTCGCGGGCGATCACGGCGTGACGCTTCAGGCCCTCGTCGTCGCGGTAATGGAAGTAGACGGAGTCGATCGCGGCAGCGCCGTGCATGCGCGCCGCGATCACGATCTCGCCGAGCGCGTGCCGCTCCCAGCTCCGCCTCTCGTCGGGACGCGCGCCGAGCGAAAGACGGAGATCGGCCGACCCCAGGATGAGCATCCTTACGCTCGGGTGCGCGCCCGCGAGATCCTTGGCGGAGGCCACGCCGCGCGCGCTCTCGATCATGAGCGCCGTCGCCGTTCCGTGCTCGGCGAATCGCGCGGCGAGCATGCCCGCCCGTTGCGGATCTTCGGCCTTCGGGAGCACCACCGCGGGCGGGTGCGCGTAGCCGACGAGGGTCAGGTCGGCCGGAGGGGGGCCGATCGGGCCGGCGTTGACGCGGAGCATCCACGGACGCCCGCCGAGGAGCCCGCGATCGACCGCCTGCCGCACGTGCTCGCGCGCCGCGTCCTTCTCGGCCGGAGCGACGCCGTCCTCGAGGTCGACGATGATCAGATCGGCGCCGGCCGAGACGGCCTTCTCGAGCCGCCTCTCGTTCGAAGCGGGGACGTAGAGCACGCTGCGCGGCGCGCGGGTCATGCCGCCCGCCCCTGCCAGTACCCGGCGATCGAGCTGCCGCAGGCCGCGCACGCGCCTCCGGGCGTGAGCGCGCGAACCTCGACCGCATAGCCGCGCCGCGCGACGAGCGTCGCCCCGCACGACGGGCACCGCGTGTCTTCATGGGTGCCGACCGCGCCCGGCAGATTTCCGGCATAGACGAATCGCAGGCCCGCCGCGCGTCCGGTCTCGGCCGCGCGGAGGAGATCCGACGCGGTCGTCGCGCGCGTCCCGGTCATCTTGTAGTCGGGATGGAACGCGGTGACGTGCCACGGGATGTCCGGCGACACCGACGCCAGGAAGGACGTGAGGTCGGCGATCTCCGCCGGATCGTCGTTCACGCCCGGGATGAGGAGCGTGACGATCTCGAGCCAGATCCCGCTCTCCTTCAGGCTGCGGATCGTGTCGAGGACCGGAGCGATGCGGCCGCCGAGATCGCGGTAGTGCTCGTTCCGGAAGCCCTTGAGGTCGACCTTGTAGAGATCGAGGTGCGGACGGAGGTAGGCGAGGACCTCCGGCGTCGCGTGCCCGTTCGAGACGAACCCGCAGACGAGTCCCGCGGCCTTCGCTGCGGAGAAGACCTCCGCCGCCCACTCCGCGGTGATGAGCGGCTCGTTGTACGTCGAGACGAGGACGGGACAGCCTCGCGCCTCGGCGGCGGCGACGAGGTCATCGGCGCCGACGTCACGCGGGCCGCCGGACGCCGCCGGGTCGCGGAGGGTCTGCGAGGTCACCCAGTTCTGGCAGTATGCGCAATGCAGGTCGCAGCCGAGCATGCCGAACGACAGGACCGAAGCACCGGGGAGCGCGTGAAAGAACGGCTTCTTCTCGATCGGGTCGATCTGCAAGGCGGCGACGTAGCCGCGTGGCACGCGGAGGGTTCCCTCGCGGTTCGACCGGACCCGGCAGATGCCGTCGAGGCCGGGGAGGACGACGCACCGGTGGGCGCACGCCAGGCACCGGACCCTGCGCTCGGGAAGGGTCAGGGCGAGCGCGGGCGCGGCCGTGGCGGTGCGTTGCTCCAGCGCCTCGGCAACGGAAACCATCTCGGGGACGAGGCGGCGTGCCATCGGTGCCGAGTGTACCCGCACGGCCCCTTGGTAGCATCCCGTCCGTGAGCCGCTCCCTGAAGCACGCCCTCTTCGCCGCCGCGGTCGCGACGGCGCTCTACCTGCCGTCGCTCCGGTTCGGCTTCACCTACGACGACGCCGCGGTCGTCGAGAACCAACCGCAGATCACCGGCCACGCCTGGGGAGCGATGCTCGTCTCGCCCTACCACACGGGCGCCACGACGCGGACGCCGACCGGCCTCTACCGGCCCCTGGCGACCCTGTCCCTTGCTGCGAACCACGCGGTGAGCGGACTCCACCCGTGGAGCTACCACCTGCTCAACGTCCTCCTCCACGCGCTCGTCGCGGCGCTCGTCGTCGCGCTCGGCGCGGCGCTGGGGCTGCCTCCGCAGGCCTCCCTCGTCGCCGGCCTGGCGTTCGCCGTCCACCCGGTCCACGTCGAGCCGGTCGCGAACGTCGCCGGCCGCGCCGAGCTCCTCTCCTCGGCGTTCGCCGCCGCCGCGCTCGCTCTCTACCTGCAAGGCCGGCGCGTCGCGGCCTCTGTCCTCGCCCTCGCTGCCTGCTTCTCGAAGGAGAACGCGGTCACGCTCGCCGGCATCGTCCTTCTGTGGGAGGTCGTCAATCGTGCTCCGCTCCGGGCCGCGCTCAGGCGCGCTGCGGTCGTGATCATCCCGGCCGTCGCCTACCTCCTCGTCCGCGTCGCGGTGCTCGGCGGCCTGACCGTTCCCGCGGCGTCGGTGACCGCGGTCGAGAATCCGGTCGTCGGCCTTCACGGCCTCGCGCGCGCGGGCACGCTTCTCGCGACCTTCGCACGCGCGGCCGCGCTCGTCCTCACCCCCCTCCGCCTCGCGCCGGATTACGGCTTCGCGGACACGGTCGCCTCGCGCTCGCTCCTTTCGCCGGGCCCGCTCGCGGGCCTCGCCGTGCTCGCCGCGCTCACCGCGGGGATCGTCTGGGCCTGGCGCCCTGCGCCCCGCGTTGCGTTCCTCTTCGGCGCGAGCGCGATCGCCTACGCGATCGTGTCGAACGTGCTCGTCGTCATCGGGACGATCCTCGGCGACCGGCTCCTCTACTTTCCCTCGGTCTTCCTGTGCCTCCTCTTCGGCATTGCCGTGGCGAGGATCTCGGGGTGGGCGTCCTGGACGTTGGCCGCGATCGTCCTCGCCGCTCTCACGGTCCGCGCCGCGATCTACCTACCGAAGTGGCGCGACGACACGACGCTCTTCGCGTATGCGGCGCGTGTCGCGCCCGACAGCGTGCGGAGCGTCGGAAGCTGGGGCGCGCTCCTCGCCGAGTCCGGAAAGCTCGAGGAGGCGCGCCCCTTGCTCGATCGCGCCGTCGCGCTCGCGCCCGATTTCATCCCCGCGCGCCTGAACCGCGCCGCCGCCGAGATGATGGCGGGAGACCTCGACGCCGCCGAGGCCGACGCGCGTCATGTCCTGAGTCTCGACCCGGACGACCCGATGGCGCGGCGGCAGCTCGCCGCGATCGCCGCGCGGCGCTAGTTCTTGTCGTCGTCTTCCGCGGCGGGAGCCGAGCCCTCGTCCAAGATGTGGACGTCTTGCTGGGCCACGACGTGGATGACGGGTCGCGAGCCGTTGTTGACCGGGCCCTGCGCCTCCTTGTCGTCGTTCAGGACGCGGACCGTCGCGATCGAGGAGTCGACGCGGCCGTACTTCGACTTCGCCTCGACCCGGCACGCGGCGCTCGACGGGAACTTGAGCGTCACGCCGCCGCTCTTGTTCACGATCTGCGAGTCCTTGTCCGCGCTCAGCGAGGTCCACGAGACCTCGGCTTCGCCGCCGTCGAGGTCGAGCTGAACCGAGCCGATCCCGTCGGTGAGATGGACGTCGGCGCCGACAACGACCGCCTTGACCGCCCCCTGAGCGCGCTGCACGGTGAGGCTCCCGCGATCGAGGTGCAGATCGCAGGTCGTCGGCTTGTCGATATTGAAATCGGAGACGCTCGCCTCGACGTACGTCTCGCCGCCGACGTCGACGATCTTCGCCTTGATCCCGTCCCCCTGCACCCGCAGGCCGTCCTGGATGCCTTCGATGTTCAGCTCCGAGTTCCGGAGCCTCACCTCGAGAATGCCGGCGTTGTCCTTGCCGCGGACGTTCCCGCCGTAGAGATCGAAGTGCAGCGCGGCCGCCATCTGCTGAAACTCCAC from Candidatus Polarisedimenticolaceae bacterium encodes the following:
- a CDS encoding DNA translocase FtsK 4TM domain-containing protein, which produces MDVTFAKWRKKRWFDEVAGLLLLLFAVLATCALASYHGTDATWFQRQPDLHRAANWIGRVGATLAELLLQLLGTASFLVPVVLAITGWNRFRGRSVAASYGRLLGLVALLVALATLLDLLYGRIVYGGEGFGAGGYVGARLAGALSDLMNPLGAMLTAGTFLAATIVLTTRFSFARTAEKVGAGMGARVENGLALWKARREAKHKEQQKRAVEKKHAKSASAREKVPDPTMPPGRRPAIPLAEDREDFDLPPRPAPPSAPPKVTTRAAAPTKKEAPAKQATLLEAAPAGGYSLPPLELLNEPKPQEGESEQDLLARAQIIADKFREFAVDGKVVAIHPGPVVTTFEYAPEAGVRYSKIVGLVDDLCMGLKAESIRIDRIPGRSTVGIEVPNRHQEVIFPRELLASDKYRASKSKLTMAFGKDINGEVFTAELERMPHLLIAGATGAGKSVGLNGMITSILYKATPADVRFIMIDTKMIELGMYAEIPHLLIPVVTDPKHASTALKWAVREMEQRYKKLASIGVRNIDQFNHALAETPSRTMKDERTGEEKALSPLPFIVIVIDEMADLMMVSSADVEESIMRLAQMARAVGIHLILATQRPSVDVITGTIKANFPARIAYRVSQRVDSRTIIDQQGAEHLIGRGDMLFLPSGSARLSRLHSGYITEPELNRIVAFLKKQAKPVYDESVLKDPEEEKSGTFDAGDRDTMYVEAVRLVLQEGMCSITLIQRRMRLGYARAARIVDMMEQEGIIGPADGSKPRELLVGSEILETLA
- a CDS encoding tetratricopeptide repeat protein, translated to MKLRPLLLLLGAVLLTHLPLLRAGYVQDDHVAVEAAHGTGGILESSYWEGLKGADRSLWRPVTVATYAAERAVFETPFPAASHAINLVLHAAVGLLLFSIARALGFGETASLLGALLFAVTPAKSEAVANVVGRAEILAALFTLAAVRLALSRPSRPAAWGAGLAVLLACASKETGFAALPLVALALLVSRARGRDLAGMLLPSVLAVVVVAIARTHALESFFPPQTIPVMDNPLVAETAMRRLATALGLVARYARIVLFPWHLSNDYSGASIAIETSFLAFRPLVGIALPVAGLVLALRGRRSALLVAVVLLPYLLVGNLLVPVGAIMAERFLYLPVAGLALLAAALLDRWDGRAAPGVTGVLVAFLAVHMFARAIEWRSDATIFAATERNNPGSPRAPYWLGSIAEERGDMDAASRELDKAIRNWPAFAPAWLDKGLVLARRGRLDEARGAFAEAVRLEPQWAQAHLDLALALHRAGDPTSALKAARKATLADPADAKAWAEAGHLFYETEDFAGAAAAYRHAVDLGRSDLAARLRDAASRR
- a CDS encoding CoA ester lyase: MTRAPRSVLYVPASNERRLEKAVSAGADLIIVDLEDGVAPAEKDAAREHVRQAVDRGLLGGRPWMLRVNAGPIGPPPADLTLVGYAHPPAVVLPKAEDPQRAGMLAARFAEHGTATALMIESARGVASAKDLAGAHPSVRMLILGSADLRLSLGARPDERRSWERHALGEIVIAARMHGAAAIDSVYFHYRDDEGLKRHAVIARDLGFDGKSCIHPSQIEPIHEVYARAPEEIAWAERVLAAWRDGEGDAHGIVTVDGEMIEALHVTVARRILGEA
- the amrS gene encoding AmmeMemoRadiSam system radical SAM enzyme, giving the protein MARRLVPEMVSVAEALEQRTATAAPALALTLPERRVRCLACAHRCVVLPGLDGICRVRSNREGTLRVPRGYVAALQIDPIEKKPFFHALPGASVLSFGMLGCDLHCAYCQNWVTSQTLRDPAASGGPRDVGADDLVAAAEARGCPVLVSTYNEPLITAEWAAEVFSAAKAAGLVCGFVSNGHATPEVLAYLRPHLDLYKVDLKGFRNEHYRDLGGRIAPVLDTIRSLKESGIWLEIVTLLIPGVNDDPAEIADLTSFLASVSPDIPWHVTAFHPDYKMTGTRATTASDLLRAAETGRAAGLRFVYAGNLPGAVGTHEDTRCPSCGATLVARRGYAVEVRALTPGGACAACGSSIAGYWQGRAA
- a CDS encoding tetratricopeptide repeat protein; this translates as MSRSLKHALFAAAVATALYLPSLRFGFTYDDAAVVENQPQITGHAWGAMLVSPYHTGATTRTPTGLYRPLATLSLAANHAVSGLHPWSYHLLNVLLHALVAALVVALGAALGLPPQASLVAGLAFAVHPVHVEPVANVAGRAELLSSAFAAAALALYLQGRRVAASVLALAACFSKENAVTLAGIVLLWEVVNRAPLRAALRRAAVVIIPAVAYLLVRVAVLGGLTVPAASVTAVENPVVGLHGLARAGTLLATFARAAALVLTPLRLAPDYGFADTVASRSLLSPGPLAGLAVLAALTAGIVWAWRPAPRVAFLFGASAIAYAIVSNVLVVIGTILGDRLLYFPSVFLCLLFGIAVARISGWASWTLAAIVLAALTVRAAIYLPKWRDDTTLFAYAARVAPDSVRSVGSWGALLAESGKLEEARPLLDRAVALAPDFIPARLNRAAAEMMAGDLDAAEADARHVLSLDPDDPMARRQLAAIAARR